Proteins encoded together in one Williamwhitmania taraxaci window:
- a CDS encoding helix-turn-helix domain-containing protein produces MAHINQEQRYVITLMLQQGKLQKEIALFINRSPSVISREIRRNRDAKTGIYESNVAQRAYE; encoded by the coding sequence ATGGCGCACATCAACCAAGAGCAAAGGTATGTAATTACCCTCATGCTACAGCAAGGCAAGCTACAAAAAGAAATAGCCCTGTTTATCAACCGAAGCCCTTCCGTGATATCCCGGGAGATTCGCAGGAACAGGGATGCCAAAACGGGCATTTACGAGAGCAACGTGGCGCAGCGTGCCTACGAG